From a single Granulicella aggregans genomic region:
- the hemB gene encoding porphobilinogen synthase, whose protein sequence is MNFPVTRLRRLRKTEAMRSLVRETHLRPEMLIYPLFVCPGEGVRKPISSMPGVFNLSVDEAVKEAAECAALGIGGVLLFGLPDAKDEQGSGAWDADGITQRALRAMKADRRLDSLVLIADVCLCEYTSHGHCGLIARDGEHYAIENDSSVALIAKAAASLAVAGADIVAPSDMMDGRVEAIRAALDAAGRQDTPIMSYAAKFASAFYGPFREAADSAPQFGDRKTYQMDGANIREAMREIDQDVAEGADMLLMKPAMPYLDVVRAARERFDLPMGAYQVSGEYSMLHAAFERGWLERERAMMESLLSIRRAGADFIVTYFATDAAKVLG, encoded by the coding sequence ATGAATTTTCCAGTTACGCGGTTGAGGCGGTTGAGGAAGACGGAGGCGATGCGGTCGCTGGTGAGGGAGACGCATCTGCGGCCGGAGATGCTGATCTATCCGCTGTTCGTGTGCCCGGGTGAGGGTGTACGGAAGCCGATCTCGTCGATGCCGGGGGTCTTCAATCTCTCGGTGGACGAGGCGGTGAAGGAGGCGGCGGAGTGTGCGGCTCTGGGGATTGGTGGGGTGCTGCTGTTCGGTCTGCCCGACGCTAAGGACGAGCAGGGCTCGGGTGCTTGGGACGCGGATGGAATTACGCAGCGGGCGCTTCGCGCCATGAAGGCGGATCGGCGGCTGGACTCGCTGGTGCTGATTGCGGATGTCTGTCTGTGTGAGTACACGTCGCATGGGCACTGTGGGTTGATTGCCAGAGACGGCGAGCATTATGCGATTGAGAATGATTCGAGTGTGGCGCTGATTGCCAAGGCGGCGGCTTCGCTGGCGGTGGCAGGGGCGGACATTGTTGCTCCTTCGGACATGATGGATGGCCGGGTTGAGGCGATCCGGGCGGCGCTCGATGCGGCGGGCAGGCAGGACACGCCGATCATGAGCTATGCGGCGAAGTTCGCTTCGGCGTTCTATGGGCCATTTCGTGAAGCAGCGGATTCGGCGCCGCAGTTTGGAGACCGCAAGACGTACCAGATGGATGGGGCGAATATCCGCGAGGCGATGCGCGAGATCGACCAGGATGTGGCTGAGGGGGCGGACATGCTGCTGATGAAGCCGGCTATGCCGTATCTGGATGTGGTGAGGGCGGCTAGGGAGCGGTTTGATCTGCCGATGGGGGCCTATCAGGTCTCGGGGGAGTACTCGATGCTGCATGCGGCGTTTGAGCGGGGGTGGCTGGAACGGGAGCGGGCGATGATGGAGTCGCTGCTGAGTATACGGAGGGCTGGAGCGGACTTTATCGTGACCTATTTTGCTACGGATGCGGCGAAGGTGCTGGGGTGA
- a CDS encoding DUF4097 domain-containing protein — translation MKSLRIAAGVALFAATSVCFSQPNVPCGQPLDAALHSGADLTIDSRPAGVEIVATDQEAIHITCKAASKDQDAETALHTHLQLSGTPSHATLTITGLRLEHNGVQVRIEVPRKVNLDLQMPAGQVTVEDIVGDKNIELKAGQITISSTHTWNYRKVDVSVAIGQVNAQVYGASKGGFFREFRKQDTAGEYRLHAHVMTGQIDLLGKPAHATTGPE, via the coding sequence ATGAAGTCTCTCCGGATCGCCGCAGGCGTTGCCCTCTTCGCAGCTACCAGCGTCTGCTTCTCCCAGCCGAACGTCCCCTGCGGCCAGCCGCTCGACGCCGCCCTCCACTCCGGCGCGGACCTGACCATCGACTCCCGCCCCGCAGGCGTCGAGATCGTCGCCACCGATCAGGAGGCCATCCACATCACCTGCAAGGCCGCCTCCAAAGATCAAGACGCCGAAACCGCCCTGCACACCCATCTCCAACTCTCCGGCACGCCCTCTCACGCCACCCTCACCATCACCGGCCTCCGCCTCGAACACAACGGCGTGCAGGTCCGTATCGAGGTCCCACGCAAGGTCAACCTCGACCTTCAGATGCCCGCCGGACAAGTCACCGTGGAGGACATCGTAGGCGACAAGAACATCGAACTCAAAGCCGGCCAGATCACGATCTCTTCAACCCACACCTGGAACTACAGGAAGGTAGATGTCTCCGTTGCAATCGGCCAGGTAAACGCTCAGGTCTACGGCGCAAGCAAGGGCGGATTCTTCCGCGAGTTTCGCAAGCAAGACACAGCCGGCGAGTATCGCCTCCACGCCCACGTAATGACCGGCCAGATCGATCTACTAGGCAAGCCCGCGCACGCTACAACCGGGCCAGAATAG
- a CDS encoding TetR/AcrR family transcriptional regulator, with translation MAVMSGNTKKGRPRSEAAYDAILRSTLKLVSSEGFRAITMDRISNEAGVGKMTIYRRWPNKASVVMESLLQLIGPETDFPVAPSALERLRKQLELQARFFRGPSGRLIRSLLAEAQSDKDLAMAFRDLWIRPRRAGVLEVLRQAVEEGALRRDLNLEVATDQLYGPIYYRMLIGSGKIDSAFLRTLFEHFLAGCGTK, from the coding sequence ATGGCGGTGATGTCCGGGAATACGAAGAAAGGCAGGCCCAGGAGCGAAGCGGCGTACGACGCCATCCTGCGGTCAACGCTGAAGCTTGTGTCGTCGGAAGGGTTTCGCGCGATCACGATGGACCGCATTTCAAATGAGGCCGGGGTTGGCAAGATGACGATCTACCGGCGATGGCCGAACAAGGCATCTGTGGTGATGGAGTCGCTGCTGCAGCTGATTGGCCCGGAGACGGATTTTCCCGTCGCGCCTTCGGCGCTTGAGCGTCTGAGAAAGCAATTGGAGCTGCAAGCCAGGTTCTTTCGTGGACCGTCGGGCAGACTGATTCGCTCGCTGCTTGCGGAGGCGCAATCCGACAAGGACCTTGCGATGGCGTTCCGCGATCTTTGGATCAGGCCGCGAAGAGCGGGGGTGCTCGAAGTGCTGCGGCAGGCGGTGGAAGAAGGCGCACTGAGAAGGGACCTGAATCTTGAGGTGGCGACCGATCAACTTTACGGGCCGATCTATTACCGGATGCTGATTGGTTCAGGGAAGATCGACAGTGCGTTTCTGCGGACGCTGTTTGAGCACTTTCTGGCTGGCTGCGGCACGAAATGA
- a CDS encoding M24 family metallopeptidase: MAKRFAGLRWVAVCLLVVMGRVGFGLESVPKAEYRERRVKLGAMLKGGAAVVFAAHEPAMEYQDYRQDEDFYYLTGSNEPAGALVVIGAGPATVTRLGTPVPAHAYREILFLPMRNPVLEKYTGEKLDAASAGAAEKLGVDAVMPLSQLPDVLGAFIQQDPRRVRTVWTQPNDEARAAMKFVANVLGADELQVSPQDVTALTTTLRMVKSAAEIELIRKATDASIASQLAGMRAIKPGVRERTIAGIEVAKMMEGGCERVSYPSIVGSGFNSTVLHYSTNERVMEKGDVVVIDAAGEYSMYASDLTRTMPVGGKFTARQREIYDIVLGAQNAARAAFVAGKSKMGGVAMRGADAPADLLDKVAYDYINTHGKDLHGEPLGKYFVHGLGHGVGIDVHDPADYNKAFDVGSVFTIEPGIYIPEEKIGVRIEDTFYVDASGKLIDFAEKLPHTADEVEAAMR; encoded by the coding sequence ATGGCGAAGCGGTTTGCGGGATTGCGGTGGGTGGCGGTCTGTCTGTTGGTGGTGATGGGGCGGGTGGGGTTTGGGTTGGAGTCGGTGCCGAAGGCGGAGTATCGCGAGCGGCGGGTGAAGCTGGGGGCGATGCTGAAGGGCGGAGCGGCGGTGGTTTTTGCGGCGCATGAGCCGGCGATGGAGTACCAGGACTACAGGCAGGATGAGGACTTCTACTACTTGACGGGATCGAATGAGCCGGCGGGAGCGTTGGTGGTGATTGGGGCTGGACCGGCTACGGTGACTCGGCTGGGGACGCCGGTGCCGGCGCATGCTTATCGAGAGATTCTGTTTCTGCCGATGCGCAACCCGGTGCTCGAAAAGTACACGGGCGAGAAGCTGGATGCGGCGTCGGCGGGAGCGGCGGAGAAGCTCGGTGTGGATGCGGTGATGCCCCTGTCGCAGCTGCCCGACGTTCTAGGCGCATTCATACAGCAAGATCCGCGGCGGGTGAGGACGGTTTGGACGCAGCCGAATGACGAGGCTCGGGCGGCGATGAAGTTTGTGGCGAATGTGCTCGGGGCGGATGAGCTACAGGTGTCGCCGCAGGATGTGACGGCGCTGACGACTACGTTGCGGATGGTGAAGTCGGCGGCGGAGATTGAGTTGATCCGGAAGGCGACCGATGCGTCGATTGCGTCCCAGCTGGCGGGGATGCGGGCGATCAAGCCTGGGGTGCGGGAGCGGACGATTGCGGGTATCGAAGTCGCGAAGATGATGGAGGGCGGGTGCGAGCGGGTGAGCTATCCGTCGATTGTGGGGTCGGGATTCAATTCGACGGTGCTGCATTACTCGACCAACGAACGGGTGATGGAGAAGGGCGATGTGGTGGTGATCGATGCGGCCGGGGAGTACTCGATGTATGCGAGCGACCTGACGCGGACGATGCCGGTGGGAGGGAAGTTTACGGCGCGGCAGCGGGAGATCTACGACATTGTGCTGGGGGCGCAGAATGCTGCGCGGGCAGCATTCGTGGCGGGTAAGTCGAAGATGGGCGGAGTCGCGATGCGTGGGGCGGATGCTCCTGCGGATTTGTTGGATAAGGTCGCTTACGACTACATCAATACGCATGGCAAGGACCTGCATGGCGAGCCGCTGGGGAAGTACTTCGTGCATGGGCTGGGGCATGGGGTGGGGATCGATGTGCATGACCCGGCGGACTACAACAAGGCGTTCGATGTGGGATCGGTGTTCACGATCGAGCCGGGGATCTATATCCCCGAGGAGAAGATCGGGGTGAGGATTGAGGACACTTTTTATGTGGATGCGAGCGGGAAGCTGATTGATTTTGCGGAGAAGCTGCCGCATACGGCAGATGAGGTTGAGGCGGCTATGCGGTAG
- a CDS encoding oxidoreductase, with product MEKRIVLITGASTGLGRAFAEALLHAGFKVVGTVRNQEAAQTFEALAAGSAFARILDVTDGKTITRTVAEVESQIGPIYALINNAGYGHEGTLEESPIEELRHQFEVNFFGAVAMIKAVLPNMRQRRAGRILNITSMGGLMTMPGISYYHASKFALEGLTSSLGKEVKSFGIFVTAVEPGMFRTDWAGRSLVRSERRIPDYDAIFNPIRAARASRNGSQPGDPAKAGRAIVQLIESANPPAHLLLGPDAFDYVSKELDALRAEFSSWENVTRSTNFDQP from the coding sequence ATGGAAAAGAGAATCGTTCTGATCACTGGCGCCAGCACCGGACTAGGCCGCGCCTTCGCCGAGGCCCTGCTCCACGCCGGATTCAAGGTCGTAGGCACCGTCCGCAATCAAGAGGCAGCCCAGACCTTCGAAGCCCTCGCCGCCGGCTCAGCCTTCGCGCGAATTCTCGACGTCACCGACGGCAAGACGATCACCCGCACGGTCGCCGAAGTCGAATCGCAAATCGGCCCGATCTACGCCCTCATCAACAACGCCGGCTACGGCCACGAAGGTACGCTCGAAGAGTCACCCATAGAAGAGCTTCGCCACCAGTTCGAAGTCAACTTCTTCGGGGCCGTCGCGATGATCAAAGCTGTCCTCCCCAACATGAGGCAGCGCCGTGCGGGACGCATCCTCAACATCACCTCCATGGGCGGCCTGATGACCATGCCCGGCATCTCTTACTACCACGCCAGCAAGTTCGCACTCGAAGGCCTGACATCATCGCTCGGCAAAGAGGTCAAGAGCTTCGGCATCTTTGTCACAGCCGTCGAGCCCGGAATGTTTCGCACCGACTGGGCCGGCCGATCCCTGGTCCGCTCCGAAAGACGCATCCCCGACTACGACGCCATCTTCAACCCCATCCGCGCCGCGCGAGCCTCACGCAACGGAAGCCAACCCGGCGATCCCGCCAAAGCTGGACGCGCCATCGTGCAACTCATCGAGTCGGCCAACCCACCGGCTCATCTTCTGCTAGGCCCCGATGCCTTTGACTACGTCTCAAAAGAGCTCGACGCCCTCCGCGCCGAATTCTCAAGCTGGGAGAACGTCACCCGCTCCACCAACTTCGACCAACCCTAG
- a CDS encoding PadR family transcriptional regulator — protein sequence MGSKADVWQGTLALMVLKTIEAMGPLHGYGIARRIEQTSGGVLELNYGTLYPALLKLEQEGAIAAEWGVSENNRKAKFYSLTRAGRKQLAREEKNWEQTTAILARFLAPDEAV from the coding sequence ATGGGCAGCAAGGCGGATGTTTGGCAGGGGACGCTGGCGCTGATGGTGTTGAAGACCATCGAGGCGATGGGGCCGCTGCATGGGTATGGGATCGCTCGACGGATTGAGCAGACGAGCGGCGGCGTGCTGGAGCTGAACTATGGGACGCTTTATCCCGCTCTGCTGAAGCTGGAGCAGGAGGGCGCGATCGCGGCGGAGTGGGGCGTCTCGGAGAACAATCGCAAGGCGAAATTTTATTCGCTGACTCGCGCGGGGCGGAAGCAGTTGGCTCGCGAGGAGAAGAACTGGGAGCAGACTACGGCGATCCTGGCGCGGTTTCTTGCTCCGGATGAGGCGGTATGA
- a CDS encoding ABC transporter permease, protein MQTLRQDIAYAIRQMRLSPVFTLTAMLTLALGIGATTAIFSLIHTVMLKSLPGVDPARLYRVGDGQDCCVEGSPQDNWGMFSYPFYLRMQQNTPEFEELAAFQAGGAQFSARRGESDHIAKPLRGEYVSGNYFSTFGVSAFTGRTITATDDQPNSAPVAMLSYRTWQQEYGSDPHILGSTFILNDHPFTIVGITPPGFFGETLRSDPPSLWVPLNQEPVITGSNSILHRFQAWVRVIGRLKPGASPAALPDKLTNLLRGWLVNESGFPAEWMEGVKQQLPKQKINVVPAGAGVGVMKANYAASLNILLAVCSLVLLIACANIANLLLARGASRRTQTSVRLALGGSRQRLVRQSLTESLVLSIMGGLLGLAVAFLGVKVIVALAFRGAHYVPIDATPSLPVLGFAFLLSLLTGVLFGTAPAWLATHVNPAEALRGANRSTKDSSSLSQKSLVILQATLSVVLLTGAGLLTRSLQKLQHQDFGYETDHRVTISLSAPYNSYPQPKLDAMYRDLQDRLSHLPGVERAALAQYTPTQDNWGEIVIRQGHGMPNMNDPVGSSWDHVNAGYFEALGQKILRGRSITDQDTASTQKVAVVNEAFVKRFFKPGEEPLGALYGLDLPKYSATYQIIGVVRDAKYQDLAGTDPVRPMFFVPLAQRVTYDHPLMQSIDDSTHFIEGAVLKIHGSMEGLEPQVRRVLADVDPNFTLLSVQSLEEQVDSNFDQQRAVAQMVGLLGILALVLAAVGLYGVAAYTVERRTSEIGVRMALGADRMNIVRLVLRGVFLQILIGLAIGIPASIGCAKLISAQLYQVKGWDPLVLCGSILALSLCAFLASIIPAQRAASINPVKALRAE, encoded by the coding sequence ATGCAAACCCTGCGCCAGGACATCGCCTACGCGATCCGCCAAATGCGTCTCTCTCCCGTCTTCACCCTCACCGCCATGCTCACCCTGGCCCTCGGCATCGGTGCGACCACGGCCATCTTCTCGCTCATCCACACCGTCATGCTGAAGTCCCTGCCCGGCGTCGACCCCGCGCGCCTCTACCGCGTCGGCGACGGCCAGGACTGCTGCGTCGAAGGCAGCCCACAGGACAACTGGGGCATGTTCTCCTACCCCTTCTATCTCCGCATGCAGCAGAACACGCCCGAGTTCGAAGAGCTCGCAGCCTTCCAGGCCGGCGGAGCCCAGTTCAGCGCCCGCCGTGGCGAGAGCGACCACATCGCCAAGCCCCTGCGCGGCGAGTACGTCTCCGGCAACTACTTCTCCACCTTCGGCGTCAGCGCCTTCACCGGTCGCACCATCACCGCCACCGACGACCAGCCCAACTCCGCGCCCGTAGCCATGCTCAGCTACCGCACCTGGCAGCAGGAGTACGGCTCCGACCCCCACATCCTCGGCTCCACCTTCATCCTCAACGACCACCCCTTCACCATCGTCGGCATCACCCCACCCGGCTTCTTCGGCGAGACCCTCCGCAGCGATCCACCATCCCTCTGGGTCCCCCTCAACCAGGAGCCCGTCATCACCGGCAGCAACTCCATCCTCCACCGCTTCCAGGCCTGGGTCCGCGTCATCGGCCGGTTGAAACCCGGCGCAAGTCCTGCAGCCCTACCCGACAAGCTCACCAACCTCCTGCGCGGATGGCTCGTCAACGAAAGCGGCTTCCCCGCCGAGTGGATGGAAGGCGTCAAGCAGCAGCTCCCCAAGCAGAAGATCAACGTCGTCCCCGCCGGCGCAGGCGTAGGCGTGATGAAGGCCAACTACGCAGCCAGCCTGAATATCCTTCTCGCCGTCTGCAGCCTCGTCCTGCTCATCGCCTGCGCCAACATCGCCAACCTCCTGCTCGCACGCGGAGCCTCGCGCCGGACACAAACCTCCGTCCGCCTCGCACTAGGAGGCTCGCGCCAACGCCTCGTCCGCCAGTCTTTGACCGAGAGCCTCGTGCTCTCCATCATGGGCGGCCTGCTCGGCCTCGCCGTGGCCTTCCTCGGCGTGAAAGTCATCGTAGCCCTCGCCTTCCGCGGAGCCCACTACGTCCCCATCGACGCCACCCCGTCGCTGCCCGTCCTTGGCTTCGCCTTCCTGCTGTCACTTCTGACCGGCGTCCTCTTCGGCACAGCTCCAGCGTGGCTAGCCACGCACGTCAACCCCGCCGAAGCCCTGCGCGGCGCAAACCGCAGCACCAAAGACTCCTCATCGCTCTCGCAGAAGTCTCTCGTCATCCTGCAAGCCACGCTCTCCGTCGTCCTTCTCACCGGCGCAGGCCTGCTCACCCGCAGCCTGCAGAAGCTCCAGCATCAGGACTTCGGCTACGAGACCGATCACCGCGTCACCATCAGCCTCAGCGCCCCCTACAACTCCTACCCGCAACCCAAACTCGACGCCATGTACCGCGACCTGCAGGACCGCCTCTCGCATCTTCCCGGCGTCGAACGAGCCGCCCTCGCGCAGTACACGCCTACGCAGGACAACTGGGGCGAGATCGTCATCCGCCAGGGCCACGGCATGCCCAACATGAACGATCCCGTCGGCTCTTCATGGGACCACGTCAACGCCGGCTACTTCGAGGCCCTGGGCCAGAAGATCCTTCGCGGCCGCTCCATCACCGATCAGGACACCGCCTCCACCCAAAAAGTCGCCGTCGTCAACGAGGCCTTCGTGAAGCGCTTCTTCAAGCCCGGCGAAGAGCCGCTAGGCGCTCTCTACGGCCTCGACCTGCCGAAGTACAGCGCGACCTACCAGATCATCGGCGTCGTCCGCGACGCCAAGTACCAGGACCTAGCCGGCACCGATCCCGTCCGCCCGATGTTCTTCGTGCCGCTGGCACAGCGCGTCACCTACGACCATCCCCTCATGCAGTCCATCGATGACAGCACCCACTTCATCGAAGGCGCAGTCCTCAAGATTCACGGCAGCATGGAAGGCCTCGAACCCCAGGTCCGCCGCGTCCTCGCCGACGTCGATCCCAACTTCACCCTCCTAAGCGTTCAGTCGCTCGAAGAGCAGGTCGACTCCAACTTCGACCAGCAACGCGCAGTAGCCCAGATGGTCGGCCTACTGGGCATCCTCGCTCTCGTCCTCGCCGCCGTCGGGTTATATGGCGTAGCCGCCTACACCGTCGAACGCCGCACCAGCGAGATCGGCGTCCGCATGGCCCTCGGGGCGGACCGCATGAACATCGTTCGCCTCGTCCTGCGCGGAGTCTTCCTGCAGATTCTCATCGGCCTCGCCATTGGGATCCCCGCCTCGATCGGCTGCGCAAAGCTCATCTCCGCCCAGCTCTACCAAGTCAAAGGCTGGGACCCGCTAGTCCTCTGCGGCTCCATCCTGGCCCTGAGCCTCTGCGCCTTCTTAGCCAGCATTATCCCCGCTCAGCGCGCAGCCTCCATCAACCCCGTAAAGGCCCTCCGCGCGGAGTAG
- a CDS encoding DUF3592 domain-containing protein, whose amino-acid sequence MTTELLMYIRQRSGDGLFSLFYFGGLLALIVAWTQWDRRYRRKWLEYRSRNWTRVKGQFDEGEVVIMRKGRSKEISGYEVWLAYDYSVDGEQFGVFQLSERPRRDEAEAALKILANREITVRVNPRNSKKSFVSDEDLEAIGAVMGRKES is encoded by the coding sequence ATGACGACCGAGCTTCTGATGTACATTAGGCAACGATCTGGTGATGGACTCTTCAGCCTCTTCTATTTCGGTGGACTGCTGGCATTGATCGTCGCATGGACGCAATGGGATCGCCGCTATCGCAGAAAGTGGCTTGAGTACCGATCACGGAATTGGACCCGGGTGAAGGGGCAATTCGATGAGGGTGAAGTTGTCATAATGAGAAAGGGAAGATCAAAGGAAATCAGTGGTTATGAAGTGTGGCTGGCCTATGACTATTCCGTGGATGGGGAACAATTTGGGGTATTTCAGCTTTCCGAAAGACCTAGAAGAGATGAGGCGGAGGCAGCCTTGAAAATACTGGCGAATCGAGAGATCACCGTGCGCGTGAACCCTCGTAATTCAAAGAAAAGCTTCGTGTCGGATGAAGATCTCGAGGCGATTGGAGCTGTTATGGGGCGGAAAGAAAGTTGA
- a CDS encoding tetratricopeptide repeat protein — protein MTISYRLICAVVAGSLFSAALMLGQGAQRGAASDPYAAKQMHDAIAAAQGGDEARAIEIVRGLVAARPRFGPGLKLEGMLLEDSGQAGEAAEAYEAALKLAPNDAELLLKAGSMELVAGKVQRAAELLRRRLRLVPGDEDGSYYLAQALHLEGDNDGAVAVLKAALKKGAGHPASWQKLGELLCSAGQYTEALTWLEKAQKADGSLARLPFDLAVAHFGLQNLKEAEAAAGEEARAQPGDVEDLMLLATVRIKLGEYAAAAEVLQGVVSARPNDAAALVALGHCQVELKEFPAAIDTLGRALQVDPTQTLSHFFLSRAYAGVGKTDESQHEIAVYRELQQHLAFAPGAAEAKRNDLLLAQARGLIEQGDEAGAFRVFQDDARGVTGTVGSPWVLVGSVYLSMGRVEDAQRVFLKALQVDAKTPDANAYLGNMALEAGDLSRAEGYFNAERERDANHVFATAGLGAVRYRQGKWQEAADLIARSKTTDATLLYLECDALFRLGLREKAVLVAEAVATYGRGNEAVGRALDGLLRRNGEETLAVRLGR, from the coding sequence ATGACGATCTCTTACAGATTAATTTGCGCAGTGGTGGCGGGCTCGCTCTTCAGTGCGGCGCTGATGCTGGGACAAGGCGCGCAGCGCGGGGCTGCGTCTGATCCTTACGCGGCGAAGCAAATGCATGATGCGATTGCGGCGGCGCAGGGTGGGGATGAGGCTCGGGCGATTGAGATCGTGCGGGGGCTGGTAGCGGCTCGGCCTCGGTTTGGGCCCGGGCTGAAGCTTGAGGGGATGCTGCTTGAGGATTCGGGCCAGGCGGGTGAGGCTGCGGAGGCGTACGAGGCGGCGCTGAAGCTGGCGCCGAATGACGCGGAGTTGCTGCTGAAGGCTGGGTCGATGGAACTGGTCGCGGGTAAGGTGCAGCGGGCGGCGGAGTTGCTGAGGCGTCGGCTAAGGTTGGTGCCGGGCGATGAGGATGGCAGCTACTACCTGGCGCAGGCGCTGCATCTTGAAGGAGACAATGACGGCGCGGTCGCGGTGCTGAAGGCGGCGCTGAAGAAGGGTGCGGGGCATCCTGCGTCGTGGCAGAAGCTGGGGGAGCTGCTGTGCAGCGCGGGGCAGTATACCGAGGCGCTGACGTGGCTTGAGAAGGCGCAGAAGGCTGATGGTTCGCTGGCTCGGTTGCCGTTCGATCTGGCAGTGGCGCATTTTGGCTTGCAGAATCTGAAGGAGGCTGAGGCCGCTGCGGGTGAAGAGGCTCGGGCGCAGCCGGGGGATGTTGAGGACTTGATGCTGCTGGCGACGGTGCGGATCAAGCTGGGGGAGTATGCGGCTGCTGCTGAGGTGCTGCAGGGAGTGGTGAGTGCTCGGCCGAACGATGCGGCGGCGCTGGTGGCGTTGGGGCATTGCCAGGTGGAGCTGAAGGAGTTTCCGGCTGCGATCGATACGCTGGGGCGGGCGTTGCAGGTCGATCCTACGCAGACTTTGAGCCACTTCTTTTTGTCGCGGGCTTATGCGGGGGTGGGTAAGACCGATGAGTCGCAGCATGAGATCGCGGTGTATCGCGAACTGCAGCAGCATCTGGCGTTTGCGCCGGGGGCGGCGGAGGCGAAGCGGAACGATCTGCTGCTGGCGCAGGCTCGGGGACTGATTGAGCAGGGGGATGAGGCCGGGGCGTTTCGGGTGTTCCAAGACGATGCGCGGGGGGTGACGGGGACTGTGGGGAGTCCGTGGGTGCTGGTGGGGTCGGTGTATCTGTCGATGGGGCGGGTTGAGGATGCGCAGCGGGTGTTTTTGAAGGCGCTGCAGGTGGACGCGAAGACGCCGGACGCGAATGCTTATCTGGGGAATATGGCTTTGGAAGCCGGGGATCTCTCGCGGGCTGAGGGGTACTTCAACGCCGAGCGGGAGCGGGATGCCAACCATGTGTTCGCGACGGCGGGGCTGGGTGCGGTGCGGTATCGGCAGGGGAAGTGGCAGGAGGCGGCGGATCTGATCGCTCGGTCGAAGACTACCGATGCGACGCTTTTGTATTTGGAGTGCGATGCTTTGTTCCGACTGGGGTTGCGGGAAAAGGCTGTGTTGGTGGCGGAGGCGGTGGCTACGTATGGGCGTGGGAACGAGGCGGTGGGGCGGGCGCTGGACGGGTTGCTGCGACGGAATGGGGAAGAGACATTGGCGGTGCGGTTGGGGCGGTGA